The sequence below is a genomic window from Deltaproteobacteria bacterium.
AAGATAAACCAGATGTAGCGTTTCTCAACGTTCAAATGCATGAAATAGGCGACCACTAAACCGGCTTTACACACCCCAATGCCAAAGGCAAGGACAACCGTCAGCGCCGGAACACCGAACAATGGTCCAAGCATACTGACAATAAACAGACCGATAAGGATCAGATAAATCTTGATGTAGTCTGGATGCGCCGGGTGTGTCTCGTGAACTGTCTCTGGTGAAGCATTCATGAGTTTCATTCCTCCACTCTTCTCAGCAATCTATTTAGCCAGGTAGAACAACGGAAACAAAAAGATCCACACCACATCGACGAAGTGCCAATAGATGCCGATCAGCTCCACACGATGCAGATTCCGCCCTTTCGCTGCATCAACAGCCACGATAGATAAGATGATCATGCCGATGATGACGTGCAGCCCATGTAAGCCGGTCGCGACATAGTAATAGGACCAGAACACATCACGGAACAGCGTGAAACCGTGAGAGATTTCGCTAGTGTATTCATACGCTTTGACGAGCAAAAAAACGGCTCCGCCACCAACTGTCATCCACAAATAGCGAGCCGCACCTTGCCCATCTCCTTTTTCGGCTGCCTGGTGACCTAGTACTGCAGACAAACTGGAAGTGAGCAAGACGATAGTGTTGAATGCGCCTGCCCAGGTATTGGTGTGCGAAGCCTCGGCGGTCCAGTGCGCATTATGCACTCGTAACATGATATAACTCACTAATAGTCCACCGAAGATAACAATCTCCGAGGCAAGAACCCACCATATGGCGAGCCTGCCGGTCGGGATGCCGGTTGCACTTCGGCTTGTAGCTAACGGGGCGTGTGTTGCTGTAGCTTGCGTCATACCTGTTCCTTTGTTCCCTCACCTTCTTCTTGCAACGACGGCCATCTCGGGTGCTTCGTTGTTCCTCGGCTATCCATTGACTGGGGATGGATTCTCCTCTGGTTCATGTTGTGGCCAGTAGTCTTCGGCCCGGCCAGGTACACCATACTCGTATGGACCGCGATACACGGTTGGCATCTCAGCAAAATTGCCGTGCGGTGGCGGAGATGGGACTGCCCACTCTAGCGTATTTGCCCGCCAGGGGTTATCTCCGGCCTCGTCACCGTCGATCAGGC
It includes:
- a CDS encoding cytochrome oxidase subunit III; amino-acid sequence: MTQATATHAPLATSRSATGIPTGRLAIWWVLASEIVIFGGLLVSYIMLRVHNAHWTAEASHTNTWAGAFNTIVLLTSSLSAVLGHQAAEKGDGQGAARYLWMTVGGGAVFLLVKAYEYTSEISHGFTLFRDVFWSYYYVATGLHGLHVIIGMIILSIVAVDAAKGRNLHRVELIGIYWHFVDVVWIFLFPLFYLAK
- a CDS encoding caa(3)-type oxidase subunit IV, encoding MKLMNASPETVHETHPAHPDYIKIYLILIGLFIVSMLGPLFGVPALTVVLAFGIGVCKAGLVVAYFMHLNVEKRYIWFILITMLVFMVVLYAGVAPDVMKQGGHNWQHVVTEKGPPAVANH